ATAGTAACACATTGTATTATGTGTGGAGAGAGTTGTACCTCTAAGATGATGAAGAACTCGTCTCCAGGTTCTCCCTGCACGACAATCTTCTGTCCGTCCTCGAACTGGACTGGCTCCAAGGCATCAGCGACTGTCAGACGCTCCCACTTATCAAGGGACTCTGAGGACGGAGAAGACAGAAGAAAGTTCTAAACTGAGACGACGGACCAAAAAAGGTCTCATCTAAAAGTTTTGCTCTTAAGTGAGATATTTTTATATGCtctttcatgttattttaaTCCCAGACGCAAACACAAGTGGCTTCTCTTCTTCTATTTTTACCTTGTGtctaatttcaaaataaaatggacCCACCTAGAATGGACACTTTCCTGAGGAATTCCTCATACATCTTCCTCTTTCTCAAAGTGCTTCCCTAAAGAGAAATATAGTTGTATTAGTGTAAttgcattaaaaagaaaatgaaataattataacCTTCTTTCAGCATCTCAGCATTAGAGTCAATCAAAGTTAGATGATATATGTGGATATTAGTCAGTTACATCAGGAACCAAAACTAATGTACACagacaatttaaaataaacagtgaTCTTCCTTTACGTCAGACCCACGAGAACAATAACATGCGTCCTCACCATGAGTATTCTCCTGTAGCTGTCTCTGTCGATGCCCCACAGCTTGACGTTGGTCTTGGCTCTGACTGTGGCCGCCCTCGGGGTGCCGTAGATCAGGGCCAACTCTCCGAAGCTGCCTCCTTCTCCAATGCTGGTCACCCATTCATTGTTCACATAGACCTGTCAGATTAGCAGGGTAGAAACCAATGGCCAAAAATCAAATGGCAAAAGGGGAAAACAAAAAACgtcacatttatttatgatttaaacATATTAAGGTCTAGACATGCTAAGAATCAGATACTCACATCCATCTCTCCTTGGTCTATGACATAGAAATTGTCACCTTCGTCACCTGTGTGTAAACAGTGGTAGTGTTAATATCACAATCACACAAGGGCACGTCTCAATCTGGAGTAGTGTTTGTTGAATTTAAGACTGAAGAGATGTAACTTTACCCTGCAGTATAACTGTTTCCCCAGCGATGTAGGTGACTGGAAACATGGCATCGAATATGTCACTGAAAAAAAAGACCTCTGAGTTGATCAACTTATTACAGTTACACAAATATCCAAACTTGAAAAACAACAGACGGTTTCACATATACCTCCTCTCGTTGTCATCCAGGTGGGAGAAGAGCACATTCTTTTCAATAGCTTTGGCCAAGGCTGCCATCGTCTTGTAGTCTTTAGGAATGACCTGAAAAAACAACACGTATGTTTTCACTGACTTAAGACTTTCAAACAAATCTAAAGGAACTGCCTTTTTTAGAACAGTAACGGTATCAGACTGTTGTTGATTGAAGTGTTGCAACCATAGACTGtggataaagatggatgacaccaAGTCTAAATATTCCGGATAtgaagccagagtctgtgcagtagtgattgGGAGATGAAGCCATGGTAGTGAGGTCCCACGAATGCACACGCTTGAGTCTCAGCTGACAATCAGgacatttcaccctgttttagAGAATCAAATCCCTACAATAAATCGAACTAACTGGAAATATCTATATTCCTAAACTACTATCTAAAATGACAGGCATGTACTTATTTgttaatttggtccatgtctcatccactaacatggaggaggcaggatttatgacccaagctgcagccagacaccaggggtcAAGACACATTTGAAGAGCCattatgtcgtccatctttatattcagtctacgGTTGCCAAACCTAGTAGACTTCAAGCTGTTTgctcatgtgtgtatgtgtgcgtctaCCTTTCTGACATATGAGGCTGCATCTTCCTCTGTGTAAACCTCTGCGCTGAAGGCTCCTCTCCGCCGGCGACCTTTTACCACCGGGTTCATAGGTGGAGACACCTCCTCATCGCGTGAGTCTGAACGGGAACTGCCGGCCTTCTGTTGATTCTGAATCTGCTTGGCCTCCTCCTGAAAGGGAAGGAAGGGATGAAGCCAgtggtgaaaaaaaataaagagcgCCATCGGGCAACAGGGTTACTAAACAGGTTAATTTATGCGTTTACAACATATAGAACACAacacatgaaaatataaagagaaaactaataaataaaaaagtacatTCAATCCAGTGGTCAAATTAAATAACTGAGAAATACTACCATGAAGTTCCTGCTTAAAATAACGTTTTTCtacatctaaatatatatatattaatatgcatGTAATGTTGTACACTTCAAAAGGATATCGAGGTCACCGTAAGGTGAGTATCTTTAAAAAatctgaagaataaaaaaagtgatgaacgTTATTCCAACATGATAAACTTATTTTCAATCAATTACTACTTTGAATACAAAACGTTTGGATTCATACATAGTTTCAAAAGCCAATAAGTGATTCATAGTAATAACAATTTGTGAAATGTCACTTGTTGTATGTGGACTTGTCtgctttcatttaatttaaggaGTTATTAAATCAAGAATTAGCAGCTTTGCCCAAAAAGATTTTTACTTATATAGTAAATATATCTGGTTTTGAGCATGTCTTCCGAAACCCTGATACAAGAGTGTTAATATTCAAACCTTGTAATTGTATTTTAGAGAAATCATGAAACATAATATTAGGTTCACTTTGTGCAACAAAGTGAAcctaatattaaaaataaatcaaaacataattcatatatttgttcagAAATGTTTGACTTTAAAGTGGTGTCAGCATATTAGGTAGAGTTCTTATTATCATGATTTGAATATATATCTATAACCTACTTAATTCTTGCTATGTGACTCTTGGACAAACTGACATACCCAATCACAACAATTTTATAAAAAGCTACAGAAGCTCAAATACAAAAACCTGATCGGCAAAAGTGTTGATGACATCATATAAAAACGAAGTGCTTGAACCTGAATGTCTGAGAATTCTCTCCGTCTGTGACATCTTCTGAGTTGAAAGGACAAAATTATTAAAttgagttgttttttgttttactgaaaaatagtaataaatataatctgaccaaatgtatataaatataaattaggATTATGAAAATATTAGCAGACCTAGGAGACAGATAGTAACTGTGTGGCGTAACATGAGTATGTGATGGTCGGCTTTCACTGCATAatgatttttctttctgtccaCTGACGAGTAAGGACAACCAAACAAAAtccaataacacacacacacaaaccttctcCAGCCTCTCGAAGTACTCCCTGAGGAAGGCCATGGGCCTGTCTGGCCTGGAGGTGCACAGCTGGACAATGCAGTCCTTCAGCAGCTGttgaatgttgtgtttctgcacGTACTGCTCACACTCCCTCAGGCTCCGCTCCTCCTCACTGTTCGTACTTCCAGATGCCATGACGACAACTGCGACGCTGCTGTGTGACCTCTAACCTTTGTACTGGAGAGAGTGGACAGCAACGGGAAAAAGGGCTTGATTTCAGATCATCACTGAACAGCACAGACTAGCTGGGCTACTAGAGAGCAACACTGAATTTTAGAGTCAGTGTGTCATGGTGAGACGcggacagacagaaaaacagggGAATGTGAGAAAAATAGAACCAGAGTGAGAAGGCACAGAGAGATGGGGGTTGTTTTGGCTCAAAGGAGCCTGAGCGCCTCTACATGTCAGGAGTAAAAACTGGTCATATGATGCGATCACACGTATCTGTCTAGAgacaacaaattaaaactgGCGCAAGCactaacacaaagactcacacatttgtgttgggtttatttattcaaaacaaTTAAGAGTTCTCTACCAGCCTGAATGAAGCCCTCTGTCACAGAGACAGGAACTAGCTAGAGCTGTAACAGTATCACAGCCGAGGCCACTAATTTTAGACGAATGGTGAAGGCCAGTGAATCAATCCAGTGTGAAACAGACCAAAGCATGAAAGCAAGTGCATTTGCTCGAGGTTTCAACATTTCAAGACACAACACTGTTGCCGAGCAAAACAGCCCGACAGATCCCAGATCATCTGATCGGCCTCAGTGATATCAGCTTGTTCACAGAGTGTTCTGGGGAAAAGGCCTGTGCTGTAACCAACAACAAGTGAGTTTAATGTGAGAAACTGTaaatgagtaaatgtaattatgCCAACAGAGTCCTGTGGAGCAAGCGTATATTGCGTGTGCATTAGTATAATAGGATTGGGATAATTTCTAATCTGACAAGGTCTAAGGGAGATTACTAGACATGTTATCAAAGATGAGGATGGCACAGGCTTTGGGTCACTAACTACACTTGTGCAGGGAACTTGGCAGGCGTGCTCTGATCTAAACCTatacaacataaataaatgatactTCATTCGGACCATGTGGTAGAAACGGACGTGTCTCAGTTGTTTAATGTAAAATATCCACACTAGACAGCTAACGTGTGAATCGGTTGGTTCCTGAGATGCAGCATCCTCCCTGCTGACACCGAGAACAGGGCTGTCAATTCAATCAGATACAACACGGCGATGCACGAATGACCTTGCTGAACGAGTGACAACAGAGAACAGGGCAGGATGGATGATGTGCGGAAACGACTGGTGTTCAAACTGAGTGAATGTCACCGCCTTTAGAGACGGTGTGAAGCCAATGCCCTGTGTGAACCATCGTCTAGGTCAGGAAGGCTTCATGAGGAGGCTGACGGCTGCAGCCAAGCAACTCCCAGCCACAGAAATACCAACGAGCGTA
The Pleuronectes platessa chromosome 21, fPlePla1.1, whole genome shotgun sequence DNA segment above includes these coding regions:
- the prkar1ab gene encoding protein kinase, cAMP-dependent, regulatory, type I, alpha (tissue specific extinguisher 1) b, with the protein product MASGSTNSEEERSLRECEQYVQKHNIQQLLKDCIVQLCTSRPDRPMAFLREYFERLEKEEAKQIQNQQKAGSSRSDSRDEEVSPPMNPVVKGRRRRGAFSAEVYTEEDAASYVRKVIPKDYKTMAALAKAIEKNVLFSHLDDNERSDIFDAMFPVTYIAGETVILQGDEGDNFYVIDQGEMDVYVNNEWVTSIGEGGSFGELALIYGTPRAATVRAKTNVKLWGIDRDSYRRILMGSTLRKRKMYEEFLRKVSILESLDKWERLTVADALEPVQFEDGQKIVVQGEPGDEFFIILEGSAAVLQRRSENEEFVEVGRLGPSDYFGEIALLMNRPRAATVVARGPLKCVKLDRPRFERVLGPCSDILKRNIQQYNSFVSLSV